Proteins from a genomic interval of Diospyros lotus cultivar Yz01 chromosome 6, ASM1463336v1, whole genome shotgun sequence:
- the LOC127804948 gene encoding STS14 protein, producing MAEALLLAAVVALAICQPNTARGAALPTATTPPPAPPSASQEFLDPHNQARAAVGVAPLKWSDMLANATSRLVRYQRDKKGCQFAELSSGKYGGNQLWSSGMPVPPRAAVETWVAEKQYYNYTDNSCEPNRKCGVYTQVVWSKSLELGCAQASCAKDQSTLTICFYNPPGNVIGERPY from the coding sequence ATGGCTGAAGCGTTACTACTAGCGGCAGTGGTGGCTCTAGCCATATGTCAACCCAACACCGCACGCGGAGCAGCACTGCCGACAGCCACCACTCCTCCGCCGGCGCCGCCCAGCGCCAGCCAGGAGTTCCTAGACCCGCACAACCAAGCCAGAGCCGCAGTGGGCGTGGCCCCTCTCAAGTGGAGCGACATGCTAGCCAACGCCACCAGCCGGCTGGTCCGCTACCAGAGGGACAAGAAGGGCTGCCAGTTCGCGGAGCTTAGCAGTGGCAAGTACGGCGGCAACCAGCTGTGGTCCAGCGGGATGCCCGTGCCACCGCGTGCGGCGGTGGAGACGTGGGTGGCGGAGAAGCAGTACTACAACTACACCGACAACTCCTGCGAGCCGAACAGAAAGTGCGGCGTCTACACCCAGGTGGTTTGGAGCAAGTCCCTCGAATTGGGCTGTGCTCAAGCAAGCTGCGCCAAAGATCAGTCCACTTTAACCATATGTTTCTATAATCCTCCCGGAAATGTCATCGGAGAGAGGCCGTATTAG